A window of the Mus pahari chromosome 1, PAHARI_EIJ_v1.1, whole genome shotgun sequence genome harbors these coding sequences:
- the Ch25h gene encoding cholesterol 25-hydroxylase, which translates to MGCHNGSELQDLGCSSQLLLQPLWDTIRTREAFTRSPFFPVTFSIITYVGFCLPFVVLDVLYPWVPILRRYKIHPDFSPSVKQLLPCLGLTLYQHLVFVFPMTLLHWARNPALLPREAPELSQLLSHVLICLLLFDTEIFAWHLLHHKVPWLYRTFHKVHHQNSSSFALATQYMSVWELLSLTLFDVLNVAMLQCHPLTIFTFHVINIWLSVEDHSGYDFPWSTHRLVPFGWYGGVAHHDMHHSQFNCNFAPYFTHWDKMLGTLRSAPLPERLCTCGERCMDSRERCTVHSVHSSQKKKQT; encoded by the coding sequence ATGGGCTGCCACAACGGTTCGGAGCTCCAAGACCTGGGCTGTTCCAGCCAGCTGCTCTTGCAGCCCCTCTGGGACACCATAAGGACCAGGGAGGCGTTCACGCGCTCACCCTTCTTCCCAGTCACCTTTTCTATCATCACTTACGTGGGCTTCTGCCTACCGTTCGTGGTGCTGGACGTCCTGTATCCCTGGGTGCCCATCTTGCGACGCTACAAGATCCACCCGGACTTCTCGCCTTCCGTAAAGCAGCTTCTGCCTTGCCTGGGGCTGACACTCTACCAGCACCTGGTGTTCGTGTTCCCGATGACGCTGCTGCACTGGGCGCGCAACCCTGCGCTCCTGCCCCGGGAGGCCCCCGAGCTCTCCCAGCTCCTAAGTCATGTCCTGATCTGCCTGCTGCTCTTCGACACTGAGATCTTCGCGTGGCACCTGTTGCACCATAAGGTGCCCTGGCTGTACCGCACCTTCCACAAGGTGCATCACCAGAACTCGTCCTCCTTCGCGCTGGCGACCCAATACATGAGCGTCTGGGAGCTGCTTTCTCTGACCCTCTTCGACGTGCTGAACGTCGCGATGCTTCAGTGTCACCCACTCACCATCTTCACCTTTCACGTGATTAACATCTGGCTGTCGGTGGAGGACCACTCGGGCTACGACTTCCCGTGGTCCACTCACAGACTTGTGCCCTTTGGCTGGTACGGGGGCGTGGCTCACCACGACATGCATCACTCTCAGTTTAACTGCAACTTTGCTCCATACTTCACACACTGGGACAAAATGCTAGGGACTCTGCGGTCCGCGCCCCTGCCAGAGCGCCTGTGCACCTGCGGTGAGCGCTGCATGGACTCCAGAGAGCGATGCACTGTACACTCTGTACACTCGAGCCAGAAGAAGAAACAGACTTGA